One genomic region from Candidatus Rokuibacteriota bacterium encodes:
- a CDS encoding ABC transporter permease, whose amino-acid sequence MARDAAELSSPPPARLTEGGGAPVPALCLAPALVVMAAFALGLAALLQYSLLEFIPGSLRTGGLTSRNFQQVVAPQYLRAIWETILLSVATTLLTLVASYPVAYALARTRSTALRSCLLILTLAPFFTGAIVRTYAWILVLGNSGFINSFLLRAGLLENPYQMLFTSKGVLVGLVHFSMPVMILILAAGISHIDPTYERAAASLGANPVLTFLRVTLPLSLPGVVSGSLVVFAWTFSAFPTPELLGGGRVKMIANVVKDLALDSFNWPGSAAFAVVALGVTFVLVAAVARSVERLRPGGHP is encoded by the coding sequence ATGGCCCGGGATGCCGCTGAACTCTCAAGCCCGCCGCCGGCTCGGTTGACGGAGGGCGGGGGCGCCCCCGTCCCCGCCCTCTGCCTGGCCCCGGCGCTGGTCGTCATGGCCGCCTTTGCCCTGGGGCTGGCGGCGCTGCTTCAGTACAGCCTGCTCGAGTTCATCCCCGGCTCCCTCCGGACCGGCGGCCTCACCAGCCGGAACTTCCAGCAGGTCGTGGCGCCGCAGTACCTGCGCGCGATCTGGGAAACGATCCTCCTGAGCGTGGCCACGACGCTCCTGACGCTGGTCGCCTCCTACCCGGTCGCCTACGCGCTCGCCCGGACCCGATCGACAGCGCTGCGGTCGTGCCTGTTGATCCTGACCCTCGCTCCCTTCTTTACCGGCGCCATTGTCCGGACGTACGCGTGGATCCTGGTTCTGGGAAACTCTGGGTTCATCAACAGCTTCCTCCTCCGGGCGGGGCTCCTGGAGAACCCCTACCAGATGCTCTTCACGTCCAAAGGCGTCCTGGTCGGGCTCGTCCACTTCTCGATGCCGGTCATGATCCTGATCCTCGCCGCAGGTATCAGTCACATCGATCCCACCTACGAGCGGGCAGCCGCGAGCCTGGGGGCGAACCCCGTGCTGACGTTCCTCCGGGTGACGCTCCCGCTCTCCCTCCCCGGAGTCGTCTCCGGCTCGCTGGTCGTCTTCGCCTGGACCTTCAGCGCCTTCCCCACGCCCGAGCTTCTGGGCGGCGGGCGGGTCAAGATGATCGCGAACGTGGTCAAAGACCTGGCGCTGGACAGCTTCAACTGGCCGGGGAGCGCCGCCTTCGCCGTGGTGGCGCTCGGGGTGACCTTCGTTCTGGTCGCGGCGGTCGCCCGCTCGGTTGAGCGGCTCCGGCCGGGGGGGCATCCGTGA
- a CDS encoding cation:proton antiporter gives MTDPVFFRDLAYVLVATVLGGVLARLARQPLILGYVLGGILVSPLTPGPSVSDIHTFELFAEIGVILLMFSIGIEFSLRDLLRVRWVAILGGPLG, from the coding sequence ATGACGGACCCCGTATTCTTCCGCGATCTTGCCTACGTATTGGTGGCGACCGTGCTGGGTGGCGTCCTGGCCCGGCTGGCGCGCCAGCCGCTGATTCTCGGCTACGTCCTAGGCGGAATCCTCGTCAGCCCGCTGACCCCCGGCCCCTCGGTCTCAGACATTCACACGTTCGAGCTCTTCGCAGAAATCGGGGTCATCTTACTCATGTTCTCGATTGGTATCGAGTTTTCACTCCGCGACCTGCTCCGCGTGAGGTGGGTCGCTATCCTGGGGGGCCCCCTGGG
- a CDS encoding ABC transporter substrate-binding protein, whose amino-acid sequence MVQQRRFTLTLALALLLGALGSPASAADPLVVSTWGGNWKDTVERVIAKPFTQKTGIPVEFEVGGTIDRLSKARVAKAQPLVDITFTTTHVGRLYISDGLFQKLDLAKIPNAREIFREAIRSDFHLGVWAYVYTIAYRTDQVKAEITKWADLWDPKFARKIGLPDFDPSHIITVSALLGGGNEKDWQKGQERLRRLKPNIAAFFSTDAQSQDLMKTGEAPIQVMLSVNAFHLVEQGLPVKLVSPKDVGGIVGIDTVGIMAGTKKVEAAYQFLNLALSREVQEQLVQGFKAGPVHAKARVPEKLRGQPGVFTTPQEWKEKAYILDDETRAKNLPAWKEWFNASIVAK is encoded by the coding sequence ATGGTTCAACAGCGCCGATTCACTCTCACGCTGGCCCTCGCCCTGCTCCTGGGTGCGCTCGGCAGCCCTGCATCGGCGGCCGACCCGCTCGTGGTGAGCACCTGGGGTGGGAACTGGAAGGACACCGTCGAGCGAGTCATCGCCAAGCCCTTCACCCAGAAGACCGGGATTCCGGTGGAGTTCGAGGTCGGCGGGACGATCGATCGCCTCTCCAAAGCGCGGGTGGCGAAGGCCCAGCCGCTGGTGGACATCACGTTCACCACGACGCACGTCGGACGCCTCTACATCTCGGACGGTCTCTTCCAGAAGCTGGACCTGGCCAAGATCCCCAACGCCAGGGAGATCTTCAGGGAGGCCATCCGGAGCGATTTCCACCTCGGCGTCTGGGCGTACGTCTACACCATCGCGTACCGGACCGATCAGGTGAAGGCGGAGATCACGAAATGGGCGGATCTCTGGGACCCGAAGTTCGCCCGAAAGATCGGCCTCCCCGACTTCGACCCCTCCCACATCATCACCGTGAGCGCCCTCCTGGGCGGCGGGAACGAGAAGGATTGGCAGAAAGGGCAGGAGCGGCTCAGGCGGCTCAAGCCGAACATCGCCGCGTTCTTCTCCACCGACGCCCAGAGCCAGGACCTCATGAAGACCGGCGAAGCCCCGATTCAGGTCATGCTTTCGGTCAACGCCTTCCATCTCGTTGAGCAGGGACTGCCGGTCAAGCTCGTGAGCCCGAAGGATGTGGGCGGGATCGTGGGAATCGATACCGTGGGAATCATGGCCGGGACCAAGAAGGTCGAGGCGGCGTACCAGTTCCTCAACCTGGCTCTCTCCCGGGAGGTCCAGGAGCAGCTTGTCCAGGGGTTCAAGGCGGGGCCGGTCCATGCCAAGGCCCGGGTTCCTGAGAAGCTCCGTGGCCAGCCCGGCGTCTTCACCACTCCTCAGGAGTGGAAGGAGAAGGCCTACATCCTCGATGATGAGACGCGAGCCAAGAATCTCCCGGCCTGGAAGGAGTGGTTCAACGCCAGCATCGTTGCGAAGTAG
- a CDS encoding type II toxin-antitoxin system HicB family antitoxin, whose protein sequence is MTKGNYTAVVKKSGDWWIGWIEEVPGVNCQEHTRDELLESLRITLKEALDFNRREALEAAGEGYEEESIAL, encoded by the coding sequence ATGACGAAGGGGAATTACACGGCTGTGGTGAAAAAGTCCGGCGATTGGTGGATCGGTTGGATTGAAGAGGTACCCGGCGTTAATTGCCAAGAGCACACCCGCGATGAGCTGCTGGAGAGCTTGCGCATAACGCTCAAGGAAGCCTTGGATTTCAACCGCCGCGAGGCGCTCGAAGCTGCCGGAGAAGGCTACGAAGAAGAATCGATCGCCTTATGA
- a CDS encoding SDR family oxidoreductase has protein sequence MRLQDQVALVTGAAKGMGRAISLRLAGEGAHLTLAAREVPPLETLGREVEALGRRALVVPTDVREEASVRAMVERALETFGQIDILVNTAGITGPIETPVQEVKVEEWDEVLAVNLRGTFLCVKHVLPTMLARRSGKIVNIAGTSGLRGYKLRAAYSSSKWAVRGFTRTVALEAGPYNVNVNCVAPGIVGGDRMDKLCREKARKRGWTPEQVYAEYVNEMALRRVTIAEDVAGAVLFVCSDEARQITGQTITVDGGWDV, from the coding sequence ATGAGGCTTCAAGATCAGGTAGCGCTCGTCACGGGCGCGGCCAAGGGGATGGGACGCGCCATCTCGCTCAGGCTCGCGGGCGAAGGCGCCCACCTGACGCTGGCGGCCCGCGAGGTCCCGCCCCTCGAGACGCTGGGCCGCGAGGTCGAGGCGCTCGGCCGCCGTGCCCTCGTCGTCCCGACCGACGTGCGCGAGGAGGCCTCGGTCCGGGCGATGGTCGAGCGGGCGCTGGAGACCTTCGGTCAGATCGACATCCTGGTGAACACCGCCGGGATCACCGGCCCGATCGAGACGCCGGTCCAGGAGGTCAAGGTGGAGGAGTGGGACGAGGTCCTGGCGGTGAACCTGCGCGGCACCTTCCTCTGCGTCAAGCACGTCCTGCCCACCATGCTCGCCCGGCGGAGCGGAAAGATCGTCAACATCGCCGGGACCTCGGGTCTGCGTGGCTACAAGCTCCGAGCTGCCTACTCCTCCTCGAAGTGGGCCGTGCGCGGCTTCACCCGCACCGTCGCCCTGGAGGCAGGGCCGTACAACGTGAACGTCAACTGCGTGGCGCCGGGGATCGTGGGCGGCGACCGGATGGACAAGCTCTGCCGGGAGAAGGCGCGAAAGCGCGGGTGGACCCCGGAGCAGGTCTACGCGGAGTACGTCAACGAGATGGCGCTCCGCCGGGTCACGATCGCCGAGGACGTGGCCGGCGCCGTGCTCTTCGTCTGCTCGGACGAGGCGCGGCAGATCACCGGGCAGACGATCACCGTGGACGGCGGCTGGGACGTGTAG
- a CDS encoding ABC transporter ATP-binding protein, whose product MARPAVELKALVKAFGPVVAVDGIDLAVYEGEFLSLLGPSGCGKTTTLNLIAGFIEPTRGRVLIDGLDVTGRPAYRRDLGVVFQNYALFPHMTVFENIAFGLRMRGASRSEVDRRVSEALALVRLERREGAWPSQLSGGMQQRVALARALVVKPRVLLLDEPLAALDKKLREEMRAELREIQRAVGITTVFVTHDQQEALSLSDRVAVMELGRIEQTGTPREIYERPATRFVADFIGVSNVFPVRVIASRAAEAEVEWEGVGRLHVRTRSGRGLPPGSHAELLIRPERITVLPPADTGPNAVPGRIVRVTYLGSQTEARVEVGGGRLILVTLDEHDCPVPLAEGAEVRVCLPPEAFLVL is encoded by the coding sequence ATGGCCCGGCCGGCCGTCGAGCTGAAGGCGCTGGTCAAGGCCTTCGGGCCGGTCGTGGCCGTGGACGGCATCGATCTCGCGGTCTACGAAGGCGAATTTCTCTCCTTGCTCGGGCCATCCGGTTGCGGCAAGACGACCACCCTCAACCTCATCGCCGGCTTCATCGAACCGACGCGGGGGCGGGTCCTCATCGACGGGCTGGATGTGACCGGCAGGCCCGCCTACCGGCGCGACCTCGGGGTCGTCTTTCAGAACTACGCCCTGTTCCCCCACATGACGGTCTTCGAGAACATCGCCTTCGGCCTCCGGATGCGAGGGGCGAGCCGGAGCGAGGTGGACCGCCGGGTCTCCGAGGCCCTGGCCCTCGTCAGGCTCGAGCGGCGCGAGGGAGCCTGGCCGTCCCAGCTCTCGGGCGGGATGCAGCAGCGGGTCGCGCTGGCCCGGGCCCTGGTGGTCAAGCCCCGGGTTCTCCTCCTGGACGAGCCGCTCGCGGCCCTGGATAAGAAGCTCAGGGAGGAGATGCGGGCGGAGCTGCGCGAGATCCAGCGCGCGGTGGGGATCACCACGGTCTTCGTCACCCATGATCAGCAGGAGGCGCTCAGCCTCTCCGACCGGGTCGCCGTGATGGAGCTGGGACGGATAGAGCAGACAGGCACTCCCCGGGAGATCTACGAGCGCCCCGCCACCCGCTTCGTCGCGGACTTCATCGGAGTTTCCAATGTCTTTCCGGTCCGAGTCATCGCGAGCCGGGCGGCGGAGGCGGAGGTCGAGTGGGAGGGGGTCGGGCGGTTGCACGTGCGGACGAGATCAGGCCGGGGGCTCCCGCCGGGGAGCCATGCCGAGCTCCTGATCAGACCCGAGCGCATCACGGTCCTCCCGCCGGCCGACACGGGACCCAACGCGGTTCCGGGGCGCATCGTCCGTGTCACCTACCTGGGAAGCCAGACCGAAGCTCGGGTGGAGGTGGGCGGCGGTCGCCTGATTCTCGTCACGCTCGACGAGCACGACTGTCCGGTGCCCCTCGCCGAAGGCGCCGAGGTGCGAGTCTGCCTGCCGCCCGAGGCCTTTCTGGTGCTCTGA
- a CDS encoding xanthine dehydrogenase family protein molybdopterin-binding subunit, with protein MTDVALAQELRLIGRPVARHDARDKVAAATAYAADWAMPGMLHGAVLRSPYPSARIRRLETSRAARLPGVVAVLTAKDVPRNTLWTDVPGQTTTVGPLRARVHVLVEGRVRYQGEPVALVAAESEELARAALEAVEVEYEPLPGVFDPAAALEPQAPRVHEEGNLLAHWRVLTGDVTAALARADIVVEGEYRTQFVDAAYLEPESGVAWIDSDGVITIRVSTQVIEHFRDVAEVLQVPQNRVRVIGTYLGGGFGGKEDVTVEVYLGLLAWRTGRPVKMVWTRQESLLARAKRHPFRMRYRTGATRSGELVAQQIELLADAGAYAYLSALVLLYATVTAAGPYRVPAVEVEARVAYTNNPPTSAMRGFGAMQVVFGYESQMDRVARAVGLDPVRVRQLNSLRRGDTLPVGQVIETHVALPELAARAWAALGEASRPRAPHVSVGRGLACNFQPYGRIVWLHDWSSAWVGFEMDGSVVVRTGVPDVGGGQASSLCQIAAEVLGVDLERVSIHIADSALTPLAGTTTATRQLYMSGNAVLKAAETLRQQILGVAASMLGDDAAALEMADGAVHAPDGRALALPEVLARCARVGVPRSHLDVFHAPAGEPVDLERGSGKVFPDYTFGAHAVEVEVDTETGAVRVLKHVAAHDVGRAINPQSVEGQIQGGAVMGLGYGLMEEVVLEEGVNLTTSFAAYLIPTALDVPDVEPLVVESGEGLGPFGARGIGEPPIGPPAAALANAIEDATGVRVTMLPLTPERVARALGLVSPPPLPGGGAGRGQGPTPTTT; from the coding sequence GTGACTGACGTAGCGCTCGCCCAGGAGCTGCGCCTGATCGGCCGGCCGGTGGCGCGCCACGACGCGCGCGACAAGGTCGCCGCGGCGACGGCGTATGCGGCCGATTGGGCCATGCCGGGGATGCTCCACGGTGCGGTGCTCCGCTCGCCTTACCCGTCGGCGCGAATTCGGCGCCTCGAGACGTCGCGCGCGGCGCGGCTGCCGGGGGTCGTCGCCGTACTGACGGCCAAGGACGTCCCGCGCAACACGCTCTGGACCGACGTGCCGGGCCAGACGACGACGGTCGGCCCGCTCCGCGCGCGAGTCCATGTCCTCGTCGAGGGCCGGGTGCGCTACCAGGGAGAACCTGTGGCGCTCGTCGCCGCCGAGAGCGAGGAGCTGGCGCGCGCCGCGCTGGAGGCGGTCGAGGTCGAGTACGAGCCGTTACCCGGCGTCTTCGATCCGGCCGCGGCGCTCGAGCCCCAGGCCCCACGGGTCCACGAGGAGGGCAACCTCCTCGCTCACTGGCGGGTGCTGACCGGTGACGTCACGGCCGCGCTCGCGCGCGCCGATATCGTCGTCGAGGGCGAGTACCGCACCCAGTTCGTTGACGCGGCTTACCTGGAGCCCGAGTCCGGGGTCGCCTGGATCGATTCCGACGGCGTGATCACGATCCGCGTCTCCACCCAGGTCATCGAGCACTTCCGCGATGTCGCCGAGGTGCTCCAGGTGCCGCAGAACCGTGTCCGCGTGATCGGTACGTACCTGGGCGGCGGCTTCGGCGGCAAGGAGGATGTCACGGTCGAGGTGTACCTCGGGCTGCTCGCGTGGCGGACCGGCCGGCCGGTGAAGATGGTGTGGACACGCCAGGAATCGTTGCTCGCGCGCGCCAAGCGCCACCCCTTCAGGATGCGCTACCGCACCGGCGCCACGCGCAGCGGCGAGCTTGTCGCCCAGCAGATCGAGCTGCTCGCCGACGCGGGCGCCTACGCCTACCTCTCGGCGCTCGTCCTCCTCTACGCGACCGTGACGGCCGCCGGCCCCTACCGCGTGCCGGCGGTGGAGGTGGAGGCCCGCGTCGCGTACACCAACAACCCGCCGACGAGCGCGATGCGCGGCTTCGGCGCGATGCAGGTGGTCTTCGGCTACGAATCCCAGATGGACCGGGTGGCCCGCGCCGTCGGGCTCGACCCGGTCCGCGTGCGACAGCTCAACTCGCTGCGCCGGGGTGACACCCTGCCGGTGGGTCAGGTGATCGAGACGCACGTGGCGCTCCCCGAGCTGGCGGCGCGCGCCTGGGCCGCGCTCGGTGAGGCCTCGCGACCGCGCGCGCCGCACGTGAGCGTGGGCCGGGGGCTCGCGTGCAACTTCCAGCCCTACGGCCGGATCGTCTGGCTCCACGACTGGTCCAGCGCGTGGGTGGGCTTCGAGATGGACGGGAGCGTGGTCGTGCGCACAGGCGTCCCCGACGTCGGCGGGGGCCAGGCCTCTTCGCTCTGCCAGATCGCCGCCGAGGTCCTGGGTGTGGACCTCGAGCGGGTCTCGATCCACATCGCCGACAGCGCGCTCACGCCGCTGGCCGGGACCACGACCGCCACGCGGCAGCTCTACATGTCGGGCAACGCGGTCCTGAAGGCGGCCGAGACCCTGAGGCAGCAGATCCTCGGCGTCGCGGCCTCGATGCTCGGCGACGACGCGGCGGCCCTCGAGATGGCGGACGGCGCCGTGCACGCGCCGGATGGCCGGGCCCTCGCGCTCCCCGAGGTCCTGGCCCGGTGCGCGCGGGTCGGCGTCCCGCGGAGCCACCTCGACGTCTTCCACGCTCCGGCCGGCGAGCCTGTGGATCTCGAGCGCGGCTCCGGCAAGGTCTTCCCCGACTACACCTTCGGCGCCCACGCCGTCGAGGTCGAGGTGGACACTGAGACGGGCGCCGTGCGGGTGCTCAAGCACGTCGCGGCCCACGATGTCGGGCGCGCCATCAACCCCCAGAGCGTGGAGGGGCAGATCCAGGGCGGCGCCGTCATGGGGCTCGGCTACGGCCTGATGGAGGAGGTCGTCCTCGAGGAGGGCGTGAACCTGACCACGTCCTTCGCCGCCTACCTGATCCCGACGGCGCTCGACGTGCCGGACGTCGAGCCGCTGGTCGTGGAGTCCGGGGAGGGGCTCGGCCCCTTCGGCGCGCGCGGGATCGGTGAGCCCCCGATCGGGCCGCCGGCAGCCGCGCTCGCCAATGCCATCGAGGACGCCACGGGCGTCCGCGTCACGATGCTTCCGCTCACGCCCGAGCGTGTCGCGCGCGCCCTCGGTCTCGTCTCGCCTCCCCCTCTCCCCGGTGGGGGAGCGGGAAGGGGTCAGGGGCCAACACCGACCACAACCTGA
- a CDS encoding FAD-binding oxidoreductase — protein sequence MGEAARVVVVGGGIWGCSIAYHLARAGVSDVVVLERHELASGNTSQAAGLVGQLRSSELMARSIMTVVGRLTRWEAEHREDSGFRQVGSLKLALTDARVRELKAQVAQARRWGLDVELISPKEAQTRVPFLETTGVKACAWIPTDGYAEPYTLAMALARAARRLGVRLRTQAPVTAITVRGGRVTGVETPDGPIASETVVVAAGPWVELIGAALGLRFDTIPIRHQLWVTAPMAEVPRGMPVVRVPDASVYMRPEVGGLLIGGFEGRPKSFPMAALPPTFMIEETEKDLGVLEELGAALTRAVPTLQAAPIIRGCAGLPTFTPDGDYLIGAVPRVRGLYIAAGCNAIGIAGSLLIGQWLSELILEGRTSVDTSTQALTRFGARYRSRRRLQADCESIYANFYSLDKGAF from the coding sequence GTGGGCGAAGCCGCGCGAGTTGTCGTCGTCGGAGGCGGGATCTGGGGGTGCTCGATCGCCTACCACCTTGCCCGGGCCGGAGTGTCGGACGTCGTGGTCCTCGAGCGCCACGAGCTGGCCTCGGGAAATACCTCGCAGGCCGCCGGGCTCGTGGGCCAGCTCCGCTCCTCGGAGCTGATGGCGCGCTCCATCATGACGGTCGTCGGCAGGCTCACGCGCTGGGAGGCCGAGCACAGGGAGGACTCCGGGTTCCGCCAGGTCGGCAGCCTGAAGCTGGCGCTGACCGACGCGCGGGTCCGCGAGCTGAAGGCGCAAGTGGCGCAGGCCCGCCGCTGGGGACTCGATGTCGAGCTGATTTCGCCCAAGGAGGCGCAGACCCGCGTTCCGTTCCTCGAGACCACGGGCGTGAAGGCGTGCGCGTGGATCCCGACGGACGGCTATGCCGAGCCCTACACGCTGGCCATGGCCCTGGCCCGCGCCGCCCGGCGTCTCGGCGTCCGGCTCAGGACCCAGGCGCCGGTGACCGCGATCACGGTCAGGGGCGGCCGCGTCACTGGGGTTGAGACTCCCGACGGACCGATCGCGTCGGAGACGGTGGTCGTTGCGGCAGGGCCGTGGGTCGAGCTGATCGGCGCGGCCCTCGGGCTCCGCTTCGACACGATACCGATCCGCCACCAGCTCTGGGTGACCGCGCCGATGGCCGAGGTGCCCCGCGGCATGCCGGTGGTCCGGGTCCCGGACGCGTCGGTCTACATGCGCCCGGAGGTGGGCGGGCTCCTCATCGGCGGCTTCGAGGGGCGGCCGAAGAGCTTTCCGATGGCGGCCCTTCCGCCGACCTTCATGATCGAGGAGACCGAGAAGGACCTCGGCGTCCTGGAGGAGCTGGGAGCCGCGCTCACGCGCGCGGTTCCGACGCTCCAGGCGGCCCCGATCATCCGGGGGTGCGCCGGGCTCCCCACGTTCACCCCGGATGGCGACTACCTGATCGGGGCGGTCCCGCGGGTGCGCGGGCTCTACATCGCGGCGGGGTGCAACGCCATCGGGATCGCGGGCTCGCTCCTGATCGGACAGTGGCTGAGCGAGCTGATCCTGGAGGGCAGGACCAGCGTGGACACCTCGACGCAGGCCCTCACGCGCTTCGGCGCGCGCTACCGGAGCCGGCGGCGGCTTCAGGCCGACTGCGAATCCATCTACGCCAACTTCTACAGCCTGGACAAAGGCGCCTTCTGA
- a CDS encoding (2Fe-2S)-binding protein: protein MRVSLTINGRSRELEVVPNQTLLQVLRDELGSFDAKEGCGEGVCGACTVLLDGRPVSSCLVLAPAARGRFVTTVRGLAGDGLHPLQEAFVRHGAVQCGFCTPGMLLTAYAFVERHPRADREAIRRALAGNLCRCTGYAKILDAVEAYARARSGRD from the coding sequence ATGCGCGTCAGCCTGACGATCAACGGGCGTTCCCGCGAGCTCGAGGTCGTGCCTAACCAGACGCTGCTCCAGGTGCTGCGGGATGAGCTCGGCAGCTTCGATGCCAAGGAGGGGTGCGGGGAGGGGGTCTGCGGCGCGTGCACGGTGCTGCTCGACGGCCGACCGGTGTCGAGCTGCCTCGTCCTGGCGCCGGCGGCGCGTGGCCGATTCGTCACGACGGTGCGGGGCCTCGCGGGCGACGGGCTCCACCCGCTCCAGGAGGCGTTCGTGCGTCACGGGGCCGTCCAGTGCGGCTTCTGCACCCCGGGCATGCTCCTGACCGCCTACGCCTTCGTCGAGCGCCACCCGCGGGCCGACCGCGAGGCGATCCGGCGCGCTCTGGCCGGCAATCTCTGCCGCTGCACCGGTTACGCGAAGATCCTGGACGCGGTCGAAGCCTACGCGCGCGCGAGGAGCGGGCGTGACTGA
- a CDS encoding ABC transporter permease: MSATRGGVAWALGRWTARLAVGALVAFMTFPTVVVIVASFNDTAILSFPPQAYSLRWYANALTYPQFQRAAVNSLFVTVATMVLALPLGVASVLALERSRLRGRALWAALLLSPLIIPGVVSGLGLLILGAALGLLRSRWLLVFAHMVIVLPFVIRSLWVSVTNLDPNLERAAASLGAGPWRVFWWVTLPLLRPGLFAALLFAVIISLNEFVVSLFISTRVTEILPVAMFTYVVNYTDPTIAALSTLFILGTFLSVFLADRLLDMSSIFQIGRGGRWERV; the protein is encoded by the coding sequence GTGAGCGCGACACGGGGAGGCGTCGCGTGGGCCCTCGGCCGGTGGACCGCTCGGCTCGCTGTCGGGGCGCTGGTCGCCTTCATGACCTTTCCCACCGTCGTGGTGATCGTGGCCTCGTTCAACGACACAGCGATCCTCTCGTTCCCGCCCCAGGCCTATTCCCTCCGGTGGTACGCGAACGCCCTCACCTATCCGCAGTTCCAGCGGGCGGCCGTCAACAGCCTCTTCGTGACCGTCGCGACCATGGTCCTCGCCCTCCCCCTCGGCGTTGCCTCTGTGCTGGCTCTCGAGCGCTCCAGGCTCCGCGGGCGCGCCCTGTGGGCTGCCCTCCTGCTCTCGCCCCTCATCATCCCCGGGGTCGTGTCCGGCCTCGGTCTCCTGATCCTGGGCGCCGCCCTCGGCCTGCTCCGGAGCCGGTGGCTGCTCGTCTTCGCCCACATGGTCATCGTCCTCCCCTTCGTGATCCGGAGCCTCTGGGTGAGCGTGACGAACCTGGACCCGAATCTGGAGCGCGCCGCCGCCAGCCTCGGGGCGGGCCCGTGGCGGGTCTTCTGGTGGGTGACCTTGCCGCTGCTCCGGCCGGGGCTGTTCGCGGCCCTCCTCTTCGCCGTGATCATCTCCCTCAACGAGTTCGTGGTGTCGCTCTTCATCTCGACCCGGGTGACCGAGATCCTCCCCGTGGCCATGTTCACCTACGTCGTGAACTACACCGATCCGACGATCGCGGCCCTCTCCACGCTCTTCATCCTCGGCACCTTCCTCAGCGTCTTCCTGGCCGACCGCCTCCTGGACATGAGCTCGATCTTCCAGATCGGTCGCGGCGGCCGTTGGGAGCGGGTGTGA
- a CDS encoding xanthine dehydrogenase family protein subunit M: MVPFEYEAPGTIDEAIALLAKHRDEAKVLAGGQSLVPLLNYWLARPRAVLDINRLPLDGVRVEDGRLRLGALTRHATLEDSDAIAQACPVLAEAAALIGNVRVRALGTLGGSLAHADPAAELPMAIVALDARLTLQGRDGRRTVPAGEFFRGYLTTALEPVELLTEVDVPVTRGMGHAVEEFARRLGDFALVAVTVLMGLDRAGRVDEARVAFAGVAPTPIRAPGAEDMLRGHEPTAERLSRAATVARDSLAPESDAFVSAAYRKHLAGVLARRALARAMTRAVESACASA; this comes from the coding sequence ATGGTTCCGTTCGAGTACGAGGCGCCGGGCACGATTGACGAGGCGATCGCGCTGCTGGCGAAACACCGCGACGAGGCAAAAGTGCTGGCGGGCGGCCAGAGCCTGGTCCCGCTCCTGAACTACTGGCTCGCCCGTCCCCGGGCTGTGCTCGACATCAACCGCCTGCCGCTCGACGGCGTCCGGGTCGAGGACGGCAGGCTCCGCCTCGGCGCCCTGACTCGCCACGCGACGCTCGAGGACTCGGACGCGATCGCCCAGGCCTGCCCGGTGCTCGCTGAGGCCGCGGCGCTGATCGGCAATGTCCGCGTCCGCGCGCTCGGGACGCTCGGCGGAAGCCTCGCGCACGCCGACCCTGCGGCCGAGCTGCCGATGGCGATCGTCGCTCTCGATGCCCGCCTGACGCTTCAGGGGCGCGATGGCCGGCGCACCGTGCCCGCGGGCGAGTTCTTCCGTGGCTACCTCACGACAGCCCTGGAACCTGTCGAGCTGCTCACCGAGGTGGACGTGCCGGTGACGCGCGGGATGGGCCACGCCGTCGAGGAGTTCGCGCGGCGGCTCGGGGACTTCGCGCTGGTCGCGGTGACCGTCCTGATGGGTCTCGACCGTGCCGGCCGTGTCGACGAGGCACGCGTTGCCTTCGCGGGTGTGGCGCCGACGCCGATCCGCGCGCCGGGAGCCGAGGACATGCTCCGCGGCCACGAGCCGACGGCCGAGCGCCTGAGCCGGGCCGCGACTGTCGCCCGCGACAGTCTGGCCCCGGAGTCCGATGCGTTCGTCTCTGCCGCGTACCGGAAACACCTGGCAGGCGTTCTCGCGCGGCGGGCGCTGGCGCGCGCGATGACACGCGCGGTGGAGAGTGCATGCGCGTCAGCCTGA